Proteins from one Flavobacterium sp. N2038 genomic window:
- a CDS encoding arsenate reductase family protein: MNKIYYLASCDTCRKIIKSLPENHNLTFQDIRQNPITEAELEEMYKLSGSYEALFSKKAQLYKSMDLKNKSLTEADFKKYILEHYTFLSRPVFIIDGKIYIGNSQKNITEVIKVLS; this comes from the coding sequence ATGAACAAAATATATTATCTGGCTTCGTGCGATACTTGCCGCAAAATCATTAAAAGTCTTCCTGAAAATCACAATCTGACTTTTCAGGATATCAGACAAAATCCAATTACAGAAGCTGAACTCGAAGAAATGTATAAACTTTCGGGAAGCTATGAAGCTTTATTCAGCAAAAAAGCACAACTGTATAAATCTATGGATTTAAAAAATAAATCATTGACAGAAGCAGATTTTAAAAAATACATCTTAGAGCATTATACTTTTTTAAGCCGTCCGGTTTTTATTATTGACGGAAAAATTTACATTGGCAACAGCCAGAAAAATATAACAGAAGTTATAAAAGTTTTAAGCTAA
- a CDS encoding DinB family protein, whose translation MNSVFEVQKTIREILLKILDNHSLEQLNKIPEGFSNNLIWNVAHCVASQQVLIYKLSGLPTMVSEEFIAKYRKGTKPEGDVSQAEVDEIKTLLSSTFLQTINDFEKNIFVNYTEYTTSLGYTLKNIQGALDFNNYHEGIHTGIIMGIRKFV comes from the coding sequence ATGAATTCAGTATTTGAAGTACAAAAAACAATTAGAGAAATTCTTTTGAAAATTTTAGATAATCATTCATTAGAACAATTGAATAAAATTCCGGAGGGATTTAGTAATAATTTAATTTGGAATGTTGCACACTGTGTGGCTTCACAACAAGTGTTGATCTATAAATTATCAGGTTTGCCTACTATGGTTTCTGAGGAATTTATTGCAAAATACAGAAAAGGAACAAAACCGGAAGGTGATGTTTCGCAAGCAGAGGTTGATGAAATCAAAACATTATTATCCTCTACATTTTTACAAACGATTAATGACTTTGAGAAGAACATTTTTGTTAATTATACCGAATATACAACGAGTTTGGGATATACGCTTAAAAACATTCAAGGAGCTTTGGATTTTAATAATTACCATGAAGGAATTCATACCGGAATTATAATGGGCATTAGAAAGTTTGTTTAA
- a CDS encoding septal ring lytic transglycosylase RlpA family protein — protein sequence MRNKKNIILTALTATFISCFTYVISQTKPAIEPKIIQDSLSRPNIIAMPTDSVFTDKGLKLKLYKKTAHASYYADRFNGKKTADGSRFNNNKYTAAHKKLPFGTRVKVTNEANGKFVIVKITDRGPFVKTREIDLSKRAFMDITKNKGAGAMKVTIETIIEK from the coding sequence ATGAGAAATAAAAAAAACATTATACTCACAGCGCTTACGGCAACTTTTATAAGTTGCTTCACCTACGTTATAAGCCAAACCAAACCGGCCATCGAGCCCAAAATAATACAAGATAGCCTATCGCGACCTAATATTATTGCCATGCCTACCGATTCAGTTTTTACTGACAAAGGCTTAAAATTAAAACTATACAAAAAAACGGCACATGCTTCCTACTACGCAGACCGTTTTAATGGCAAAAAAACTGCAGATGGCAGCAGATTCAACAACAACAAATATACTGCCGCACATAAAAAACTTCCTTTTGGAACAAGAGTAAAAGTTACAAATGAAGCTAATGGAAAGTTTGTTATTGTAAAAATCACTGACCGCGGTCCATTTGTAAAAACACGTGAAATAGACCTTTCTAAGCGTGCCTTTATGGATATTACCAAAAATAAAGGTGCTGGTGCAATGAAAGTAACCATCGAGACCATTATCGAAAAATAA
- a CDS encoding TonB-dependent receptor produces the protein MKNWLLTGLFFMIVSTVFSQGKVTGTITDGVGSLPGANVVIKGSTTATSTDFDGKFTLNSTTGSGEIVISFLGFENQTVKYTVSNGSTTNLGKIVLTSNSNELSEIVVTSSVIDVAKDRKTPVAVSTIKAAEIREKLGSQEFPEILKSTPSVYASKAGGGYGDSRIAIRGFDQKNVAVMINGVPINDMENSSVYWSNWAGISDVTSAMQVQRGLGASKLAISSVGGTINIITKTSDMKEGGSVSSTFGNNGYIKAQASYNTGVMKNGLSASVLFSRTAGDGYVDATKFEGYNYYMAFGYKANDKHSFQFTFTGAPQWHDQRSTSVAISDALKYGSNGTEPNIKYNSDWGMRNGEEYNLKTNYYHKPVMSLNWDYDINSTTKLSTVGYASWGRGGGTTSNGVIKGNNPYSTNNALRTPDGTVNFDLIENWNSGQPTTLGTRVPVNGKFENNSSNASNSTNGISQIASVNSHNWYGAVINLDKKFSESLTLDFGLEGRMYQGIHFQNLIDLLGADVYKNTADVNNNPGYFSTTYAPRPNGNPFVSTDYQQRINYWNDSKVNYYGAFTQLEYTTGDFTAFLQGAVSQQAYQRIDHFKYTYDSPLAKTGFKTITGGDIKAGANYNINEHHNVFVNGGIYSKQPFFNAVYPNNASIVNPNLTNEKIKAIEAGYGFRSGIFNANLNAYYTTWDDRFTTAIDQAPTNPSGYYTFQGVNEIHKGIELDVNAKLIDKLKLNGMISVGDWKYSGNATSSRFDVANNPISGDQPLYLDGVKVGNNAQTTMAIGAAYEILDGLNVDANLNYSEKLYGNIDVAKFGAADNKGAVELPGFATTDAGVSYRWNFAPKLGSLNFRLNVNNVFDKTFINESFTNIFADDNLPVANGQTPGSKGTYASNGQLYNGIATANKVYFGFGRTWNFSLRYDF, from the coding sequence ATGAAAAATTGGTTACTTACTGGACTATTTTTTATGATAGTTTCAACCGTATTTTCTCAAGGAAAAGTTACTGGTACGATTACCGACGGTGTTGGTTCATTGCCAGGAGCAAACGTAGTGATTAAAGGATCTACTACGGCAACTTCAACAGACTTTGATGGTAAATTTACCTTAAATTCAACTACAGGTTCTGGAGAAATTGTTATCTCTTTTTTAGGTTTTGAAAACCAAACTGTAAAATATACAGTTTCAAATGGTTCTACTACAAACTTAGGAAAAATCGTTTTAACATCTAACTCAAACGAGTTAAGTGAAATTGTGGTTACAAGTAGCGTTATTGACGTTGCAAAAGACAGAAAAACTCCAGTTGCTGTTTCTACAATTAAAGCAGCTGAAATTAGAGAAAAACTTGGTTCTCAAGAATTTCCTGAAATCTTAAAAAGCACACCTTCTGTGTATGCTTCAAAAGCTGGTGGTGGATATGGAGATTCAAGAATTGCGATTCGTGGATTTGACCAAAAAAACGTTGCAGTTATGATCAATGGAGTGCCTATCAATGATATGGAAAACAGCTCTGTATATTGGAGTAACTGGGCAGGTATCTCTGATGTAACTTCTGCTATGCAGGTTCAAAGAGGTCTTGGAGCTTCTAAATTGGCTATTTCTTCTGTAGGTGGTACAATAAACATCATTACTAAAACGTCTGACATGAAAGAAGGTGGATCAGTTTCATCTACTTTTGGTAATAACGGTTATATTAAAGCACAAGCTTCTTACAATACTGGTGTAATGAAAAATGGTCTTTCTGCTTCTGTTTTATTCAGCAGAACTGCAGGAGACGGATATGTTGATGCAACTAAATTTGAAGGATACAACTATTATATGGCTTTTGGTTACAAAGCAAATGACAAACATAGTTTCCAATTTACTTTTACAGGAGCGCCTCAATGGCATGACCAAAGATCTACCTCTGTTGCCATAAGCGATGCATTAAAATACGGAAGTAATGGTACTGAACCAAACATCAAATACAACTCTGATTGGGGTATGAGAAATGGTGAAGAGTATAATTTAAAAACAAATTATTACCATAAACCTGTAATGTCTCTTAACTGGGATTACGATATCAACTCAACTACAAAATTATCTACAGTAGGTTATGCTTCATGGGGACGTGGAGGAGGAACTACTTCAAATGGAGTTATCAAAGGAAACAATCCTTACTCTACAAACAACGCATTAAGAACTCCTGACGGAACAGTAAATTTTGATTTAATCGAAAATTGGAATTCAGGACAACCTACAACACTTGGAACAAGAGTTCCTGTTAACGGTAAATTCGAAAACAATTCTTCGAATGCATCAAACTCAACCAATGGTATCTCACAAATTGCTTCTGTAAACTCACACAACTGGTATGGTGCAGTAATCAATTTAGATAAAAAATTCTCTGAAAGCCTTACATTAGATTTTGGACTTGAAGGAAGAATGTACCAAGGTATCCACTTCCAAAACTTAATTGATTTACTTGGAGCTGATGTTTATAAAAACACTGCTGACGTAAATAACAATCCTGGTTATTTTAGCACTACTTATGCGCCAAGACCAAATGGAAATCCATTTGTTAGCACTGATTATCAGCAAAGAATTAACTACTGGAATGACAGTAAAGTTAATTATTACGGAGCTTTTACTCAATTAGAATACACTACTGGAGACTTCACTGCTTTCCTTCAAGGAGCTGTATCTCAGCAAGCTTACCAAAGAATTGATCATTTCAAGTATACTTATGATAGCCCACTTGCTAAAACAGGTTTCAAAACTATTACTGGTGGAGATATTAAAGCTGGAGCTAACTACAACATTAACGAGCACCATAATGTATTTGTAAATGGAGGTATATACTCAAAACAACCGTTTTTCAATGCGGTATATCCTAACAATGCTTCAATTGTAAACCCTAACCTTACAAATGAAAAAATCAAAGCAATCGAAGCTGGTTACGGTTTCCGTTCTGGTATCTTCAATGCTAACTTAAACGCTTATTATACAACTTGGGATGACAGATTTACAACTGCGATAGATCAGGCACCAACGAATCCAAGCGGATACTACACTTTCCAAGGTGTTAATGAAATCCATAAAGGTATCGAATTGGATGTTAATGCTAAGTTAATTGACAAATTAAAACTAAACGGAATGATTTCTGTTGGGGATTGGAAATACAGCGGTAATGCTACAAGTAGCCGTTTTGATGTTGCTAATAATCCAATTAGTGGAGATCAACCTTTATACTTAGATGGAGTTAAAGTTGGAAACAATGCTCAAACTACAATGGCAATTGGAGCGGCTTACGAAATCTTAGACGGTCTTAATGTTGATGCAAACCTTAACTACTCTGAAAAATTGTACGGAAACATTGATGTAGCTAAATTTGGAGCTGCAGATAACAAAGGTGCAGTAGAGTTACCTGGTTTTGCAACTACAGATGCTGGTGTATCTTACAGATGGAATTTTGCACCTAAATTAGGTTCTTTAAACTTCAGATTAAATGTTAACAACGTTTTTGATAAAACATTTATCAACGAATCGTTTACAAACATTTTTGCAGATGACAACCTTCCTGTAGCAAATGGACAAACACCTGGTTCAAAAGGAACTTATGCTTCTAATGGACAACTTTACAATGGTATTGCAACTGCTAACAAAGTTTACTTTGGTTTCGGAAGAACTTGGAACTTTAGCTTACGTTACGATTTCTAA
- the pgi gene encoding glucose-6-phosphate isomerase, with translation MALNTTNPTGTEAWKNLQNHYNAINETTIQELFQQDNARAEKFNLQWNDFLVDYSKNNISQETISLLLELANSIGVKDAIAQYFGGEIINQTENRAVLHTALRAPESAVIKVDGENVIPEVYEVKNKIKNFTNEVISGQRKGFTGKAFTDIVNIGIGGSDLGPVMAVEALQFYKNHLNLHFVSNVDGDHVNEVIKKLNPETTLFLIVSKTFTTQETLSNSETIKEWFLKSASQEDIAKHFVAVSTNIQKVTEFGINPDNVFPMWDWVGGRFSLWSAVGLSIALAIGFDNYNQLLVGANEMDEHFKSTEFDENIPVILALLSVWYNNFYGAESEALIPYTQYLQKLAPYLQQATMESNGKSVGRDGKPVNYQTGTIIWGEPGTNSQHAFFQLIHQGTKLIPTDFIGFVKPLYGNEDHHDKLMSNFFAQTEALMNGKTPAQVQAEFDKQGLSAEKAAYLLPFKVFTGNKPTNTILIQKLTPKSLGSLIALYEHKIFVQGVIWNIFSFDQWGVELGKQLANSILDEINSKTVKTHDSSTSFLLNHFLKNK, from the coding sequence ATGGCTTTAAACACAACAAACCCAACCGGGACTGAAGCGTGGAAGAATCTACAAAACCACTATAACGCAATTAACGAAACAACGATACAGGAATTATTTCAGCAAGATAATGCACGTGCTGAAAAATTCAATTTGCAATGGAATGACTTTTTAGTTGACTATTCAAAAAACAATATTAGCCAGGAAACTATTTCTCTTTTACTAGAATTAGCTAATTCTATTGGAGTAAAAGATGCCATTGCACAATACTTTGGCGGAGAAATTATTAACCAAACTGAAAACAGAGCTGTTTTGCATACTGCATTGCGCGCTCCGGAATCGGCAGTTATTAAAGTTGATGGAGAAAACGTAATTCCAGAAGTTTATGAAGTAAAAAACAAAATTAAAAACTTTACAAACGAAGTAATTTCGGGGCAAAGAAAAGGCTTTACAGGAAAAGCTTTTACTGATATTGTAAATATTGGAATTGGAGGTTCAGATCTTGGGCCGGTTATGGCTGTTGAAGCTTTACAATTTTACAAAAATCATCTAAATCTTCATTTTGTTTCAAATGTTGATGGTGATCACGTAAACGAAGTAATTAAAAAATTAAATCCTGAAACGACTTTATTCCTGATTGTTTCTAAAACTTTTACCACTCAGGAAACACTTTCAAATTCTGAAACTATTAAAGAATGGTTTTTAAAATCAGCTTCGCAAGAAGATATTGCAAAACACTTCGTGGCGGTTTCAACTAACATCCAAAAAGTAACTGAATTCGGAATTAATCCAGACAACGTTTTCCCAATGTGGGACTGGGTTGGAGGAAGATTTTCTCTTTGGAGTGCCGTTGGTCTAAGCATCGCTTTAGCAATTGGTTTTGATAATTATAACCAATTATTAGTTGGAGCTAATGAAATGGATGAACATTTCAAATCGACTGAATTTGACGAAAATATTCCGGTAATTCTGGCTTTGTTAAGCGTTTGGTACAATAACTTTTATGGTGCCGAAAGTGAAGCTTTGATTCCATATACTCAATATTTACAAAAACTAGCTCCTTATTTGCAACAGGCAACTATGGAAAGTAACGGAAAAAGCGTTGGCCGTGACGGAAAGCCTGTTAATTACCAAACAGGAACCATTATCTGGGGAGAACCGGGAACGAATTCTCAACATGCTTTCTTCCAATTAATTCATCAGGGAACAAAATTAATCCCAACTGATTTTATTGGTTTTGTAAAACCGCTTTACGGAAATGAAGATCATCACGACAAATTGATGTCAAACTTCTTTGCACAGACAGAAGCTTTAATGAACGGAAAAACTCCTGCACAGGTTCAGGCTGAATTTGACAAACAAGGTCTGTCTGCCGAAAAAGCAGCATATTTATTACCATTCAAAGTTTTTACTGGCAACAAACCAACCAATACAATTTTGATTCAAAAATTAACACCAAAAAGTTTAGGTTCGTTAATTGCATTATACGAACATAAAATCTTCGTTCAGGGCGTTATCTGGAATATTTTCAGCTTTGATCAATGGGGAGTTGAATTAGGAAAACAGTTAGCAAACTCTATCTTAGATGAAATAAATTCGAAAACAGTTAAAACTCATGACAGTTCAACTTCATTTTTACTGAATCACTTTTTGAAAAACAAATAA
- a CDS encoding lipocalin-like domain-containing protein, whose amino-acid sequence MKNTTFLLLLFVLNSAIAQKTKSDFLGSWTLVSVENKNSDGTKNLPYDVNPKGTLFFDGKGNYVIQIYKNERSKIVSGDKNKCTPEENAAIVQGSNSHFGEYEIDEANRIITFKIKTASFPNWEGTIQKRSYTLINNELKYVVTNTTQGGKSVTAEVVWKKL is encoded by the coding sequence ATGAAAAACACAACTTTCTTATTATTACTATTCGTTTTAAATTCGGCTATTGCGCAAAAAACAAAATCTGATTTTTTAGGTTCATGGACTTTGGTTTCGGTAGAGAACAAAAATTCTGATGGAACAAAAAATCTTCCGTATGATGTAAATCCAAAGGGCACTTTATTTTTTGATGGAAAGGGAAATTACGTCATTCAGATATATAAAAACGAAAGATCAAAAATAGTTTCGGGCGATAAAAACAAATGTACTCCCGAAGAAAATGCGGCAATTGTGCAAGGAAGTAATTCGCACTTTGGAGAATATGAAATTGACGAAGCAAACAGGATTATTACTTTTAAAATAAAAACAGCTTCGTTTCCAAACTGGGAAGGAACAATCCAAAAACGATCTTATACTTTGATAAATAATGAACTTAAATATGTTGTAACCAATACTACGCAGGGAGGAAAATCAGTCACGGCAGAAGTTGTCTGGAAAAAACTATAA
- a CDS encoding NAD-dependent epimerase/dehydratase family protein encodes MRILLIGANGTIGKILNPALAKNHEIISAGRNSGDFKIDLSDSDSIEKLFSEVKNIDACICVAGDCYTGDLHSLDEEKLNIGIKSKLLGQVNLVLIGQKYLNDNGSFILTSGKWAINR; translated from the coding sequence ATGAGAATACTTTTAATTGGAGCAAACGGAACAATTGGAAAAATACTAAATCCGGCTCTGGCAAAAAATCATGAAATTATTTCGGCAGGACGAAACAGCGGTGATTTTAAAATCGATTTATCAGATTCAGACTCGATTGAAAAATTATTCAGCGAAGTCAAAAATATCGATGCCTGTATCTGTGTTGCAGGCGATTGTTATACGGGAGATTTGCATTCGCTTGACGAAGAAAAATTAAATATTGGCATTAAAAGCAAATTATTGGGTCAGGTAAATTTGGTTTTAATTGGGCAAAAATACTTAAACGATAACGGATCATTTATACTGACTTCGGGAAAATGGGCGATAAACCGGTGA
- a CDS encoding AraC family transcriptional regulator translates to MTDKNLYLPFEVDFKELEQFPKTSRKNNFFELIYVVDGTGIQVINNNEFQYRRGNLFLVTPQDVHSFEITTPTKFFFLRFNEYYIKANSQNGQSETVLRMEYILQNASHRPGCILKNKIDKPLIASLIESIIQELDNQQIYHQKIIEQIVNTIITIVARNIALKLPKNIKETTGEMVLEILHYIQENIYNPKQLKAEKVSQHFNISLNYLGKYFKKQTGETLQEYIANYKLRLIETRLLNSDMRINEIADELNYSDESHLNKVFRKHKGMNPSEFRKKFCK, encoded by the coding sequence ATGACAGACAAGAATTTATATCTTCCTTTTGAAGTTGATTTTAAAGAATTGGAACAGTTTCCGAAAACAAGTCGGAAAAACAATTTCTTTGAATTGATTTATGTTGTTGATGGAACCGGAATTCAGGTTATTAATAACAATGAATTTCAATATCGAAGGGGAAATCTATTTCTTGTAACGCCCCAAGATGTCCATTCGTTTGAAATTACAACGCCAACAAAATTCTTTTTTCTTCGATTTAATGAATATTATATCAAGGCAAATTCTCAAAACGGACAATCTGAAACGGTTCTGCGAATGGAATATATTCTTCAAAATGCAAGTCACCGTCCCGGGTGTATTCTAAAAAATAAAATTGATAAACCTTTAATTGCGTCGCTGATAGAAAGTATAATTCAGGAACTAGACAATCAGCAGATTTATCATCAAAAGATTATTGAGCAAATTGTAAATACAATAATTACAATTGTAGCGAGAAATATTGCCTTAAAACTTCCGAAGAATATTAAAGAAACTACGGGAGAAATGGTTTTGGAAATACTACATTATATTCAGGAAAACATCTACAATCCAAAGCAATTAAAAGCAGAAAAAGTAAGCCAACATTTTAATATTTCGCTTAATTATTTAGGAAAGTATTTTAAGAAACAAACTGGCGAAACGCTGCAGGAATATATTGCAAACTATAAATTAAGATTAATCGAAACGAGACTTTTAAATAGTGATATGCGGATTAACGAAATTGCTGATGAATTAAATTATTCTGATGAAAGTCATTTGAATAAAGTTTTTAGAAAACATAAAGGAATGAATCCGTCGGAATTTAGAAAGAAGTTTTGTAAGTGA
- a CDS encoding peptidoglycan DD-metalloendopeptidase family protein, protein MKQPLNFPKKIKSLKKAFLFIILLLSIFSCNKTDEKIETKTTKPKTKKVEFGFNYADFNIVNDTISKGDSFGSILQSQNIGDKKVFDIVEQVKDSFDVRTIRYNKPFTLLRSKNKTNKLQVFIYQPDALSYYVVDLRDSIAKAYKKIKPVTLKRKIIGGVLKSSLSETLGNESVETALASRITKVFSWSIDFFKLKKGDRYGLIFTERFINGKTYDGVEELEAAFFEYKGKIIYAFPFERDTTSGKIEYYDNEGKTLKNFFLKTPIKFSRITSRFTMNRFHPVQHTWKAHKGTDYAAPTGTPISTTASGIVEATGYTAGNGNFVKVKHNGTYSTQYLHMSRILVRRGQRVTQGQTIGLVGSTGLASGPHVCYRFWKNGVQVDALRLNLPTGESLTGNDKTRFFKQIEPLKRELDSIGNL, encoded by the coding sequence ATGAAACAACCACTTAATTTCCCAAAAAAAATTAAAAGTTTGAAAAAAGCATTTTTATTTATAATCCTTTTACTATCCATTTTTTCATGCAACAAAACAGATGAAAAAATTGAAACTAAAACCACTAAACCAAAAACTAAAAAAGTAGAATTTGGCTTTAACTATGCTGATTTTAATATTGTTAATGATACTATTTCAAAAGGAGATTCTTTCGGATCAATTCTTCAAAGTCAAAATATTGGAGACAAAAAAGTTTTTGATATTGTTGAACAGGTAAAAGACTCTTTTGATGTAAGAACAATTCGTTACAACAAACCATTTACTTTACTTCGATCTAAAAACAAAACAAATAAGCTTCAGGTTTTTATTTACCAGCCTGACGCTTTAAGTTATTATGTTGTCGATTTACGCGACAGTATTGCAAAAGCGTATAAAAAAATAAAACCGGTTACTTTAAAAAGAAAAATTATTGGTGGTGTCCTAAAAAGTTCATTATCTGAAACTTTAGGAAACGAAAGTGTAGAAACAGCACTTGCCAGCAGAATCACAAAAGTATTTTCCTGGTCTATTGACTTTTTTAAACTTAAAAAAGGAGATCGCTACGGATTAATTTTTACCGAACGCTTTATTAATGGTAAAACGTATGATGGTGTCGAAGAACTGGAAGCAGCCTTTTTTGAGTATAAAGGAAAAATCATCTATGCTTTCCCTTTTGAAAGAGACACTACTTCAGGAAAAATAGAATATTATGATAATGAAGGAAAGACTTTAAAAAACTTCTTTCTAAAAACTCCAATTAAGTTCAGCCGAATCACTTCAAGATTTACTATGAACAGATTTCACCCGGTACAACATACCTGGAAGGCACATAAAGGAACTGATTACGCTGCTCCAACCGGAACTCCAATTTCTACAACAGCATCCGGAATTGTAGAAGCAACTGGATATACTGCAGGGAATGGAAACTTTGTAAAAGTAAAGCACAACGGAACCTACTCTACTCAATATTTACACATGTCCAGAATTTTGGTTCGTCGTGGACAACGTGTAACTCAGGGACAAACTATCGGATTAGTCGGCAGCACAGGCTTAGCTTCGGGCCCACACGTATGTTATCGCTTCTGGAAAAACGGTGTTCAGGTTGATGCCCTTCGACTGAATTTACCAACTGGAGAATCTTTGACAGGAAACGACAAAACTCGCTTCTTTAAACAAATCGAACCTTTGAAAAGAGAGTTGGATAGTATTGGGAATTTGTAA
- a CDS encoding tryptophan 2,3-dioxygenase family protein produces MNLTDHSESILKEIDQKFQAINQKTDVQLEGLLWSKPITYWDYIQTDALLNLQIQRTTLPDEMVFIMYHQVNELIFKMILWEIDQIAETQNIQVDFFSERLSRITRYFDMLTNSFSIMENGMEVDQYMKFRNTLTPASGFQSAQYRMIEFASTDVVNLTDRRYKANFDENTDLETSYEHLYWQAAGKDYETGEKSYLINEFEKKYKDQFLRQITSFKTKNIWQKFTQLPIEDQQNTELINAMRHYDKTVNITWVMQHLNTARKYILGSGKGNGEATGGSDWQKYMHPKYQRRIFFPKLWTEEELSNWGNETTT; encoded by the coding sequence ATGAACCTTACTGACCATTCTGAATCAATTTTAAAAGAAATTGATCAAAAATTTCAAGCAATAAACCAAAAAACTGATGTACAATTAGAAGGACTACTTTGGTCAAAACCAATCACCTATTGGGATTATATCCAGACTGATGCGCTTTTAAACCTCCAAATACAACGCACAACACTTCCTGACGAAATGGTTTTTATCATGTATCATCAGGTAAATGAATTAATATTTAAAATGATTTTGTGGGAGATTGATCAAATCGCCGAAACACAAAATATTCAGGTAGATTTTTTCAGTGAAAGACTTTCCCGAATCACTCGTTACTTTGATATGCTAACCAATTCTTTCAGCATTATGGAGAACGGAATGGAGGTTGATCAATATATGAAATTTAGAAATACGCTTACCCCTGCAAGTGGTTTTCAGAGTGCACAATATAGAATGATTGAATTTGCCTCAACAGATGTTGTTAATTTAACAGACAGAAGATACAAAGCAAATTTTGACGAAAACACAGATCTGGAAACCAGTTACGAACACTTATACTGGCAAGCAGCAGGAAAAGATTACGAAACAGGCGAAAAATCATACTTAATAAATGAGTTTGAAAAAAAATATAAAGATCAATTTTTAAGACAAATAACATCGTTTAAAACGAAAAATATCTGGCAAAAATTTACTCAGCTACCAATTGAAGACCAGCAAAATACCGAGTTAATCAACGCGATGCGCCATTATGACAAAACGGTAAATATTACCTGGGTAATGCAACATCTTAATACTGCAAGAAAATACATTTTAGGAAGCGGAAAAGGAAACGGTGAAGCGACCGGAGGAAGTGACTGGCAAAAATATATGCATCCAAAATACCAAAGACGCATCTTTTTTCCTAAATTGTGGACCGAAGAAGAATTGTCCAATTGGGGGAATGAAACAACCACTTAA
- a CDS encoding DUF3108 domain-containing protein, translated as MKKLLLIIFILTAFSFDSQKEDAFDTGEFFKFRIHYGIINAGYATLEVVDATINSKKVHHAVGKGYTTGMSKFFFKVEDLYESYFDKETGKPYRYVRKINEGGYTKNQEGFFNQSEGRVLVKDYKRKNEKTIIVTDNVQDIISSFYYLRNHPGIDKLKPGEAITIDMFFDDEITKFKLKYIGRQDITTKFGTVSTMVFKPLVQAGRVFKEKESVTLWITDDNNKVPIRIKADLAVGSLKADLDEYKGLKNPFKVKK; from the coding sequence ATGAAAAAATTACTTCTCATCATATTTATCCTCACAGCCTTTAGTTTTGATTCGCAGAAAGAAGATGCTTTCGACACAGGAGAATTTTTTAAATTCAGAATTCATTACGGAATTATAAATGCCGGTTATGCAACTTTAGAAGTTGTCGATGCCACTATAAACAGCAAAAAAGTTCACCATGCTGTTGGTAAAGGTTACACAACCGGAATGTCTAAATTTTTCTTCAAAGTAGAAGACTTATACGAAAGTTACTTTGACAAGGAAACCGGAAAACCTTATCGCTATGTTAGAAAAATTAACGAAGGGGGTTACACAAAAAATCAGGAAGGTTTTTTTAATCAAAGTGAGGGCCGCGTATTAGTTAAAGATTACAAACGAAAAAACGAAAAAACAATTATTGTCACTGATAATGTGCAAGATATAATCTCATCATTCTACTATCTGCGTAATCACCCTGGTATTGACAAACTTAAACCTGGAGAGGCGATTACAATTGACATGTTTTTTGATGATGAAATCACAAAATTTAAGTTAAAATATATAGGCCGTCAAGATATTACGACTAAATTTGGAACCGTTTCTACAATGGTTTTCAAACCTTTAGTGCAAGCAGGAAGAGTTTTTAAAGAAAAAGAAAGCGTAACACTTTGGATAACAGACGACAATAATAAAGTACCAATAAGAATAAAAGCAGATCTTGCCGTAGGATCACTCAAAGCAGATCTTGATGAATATAAAGGATTAAAAAATCCATTTAAAGTTAAAAAATAA